In Deltaproteobacteria bacterium, one DNA window encodes the following:
- the dsbD gene encoding protein-disulfide reductase DsbD: protein MDNLVRHQMIIFLLFLTSFLPSHSWTQEKDSDPLLVRTVEFKNSISSNENFNATFELSLPPGYHTYEDNFKVQVLEPNGFKISTLKLFPVKEWFDKFSKKNRRGIEKTSTLSFQIEAPDKFIDEKGKIVLEITYQACTDSFCLFPKSKDITLPVTFVGTTTAEKIEELQNSVFTLDSFEELLKQSWWLAIIVAFFAGILTSFTPCIFPMIPITIAILTKDSEKRTRLNNFLTSIIYVHGIATTYSVFGLIAAYTGSLFGSILSNTYFLIFICTLFLIMSFSMYGAFELQLPHAFRNRFGKGTKHTGFLGAYLSGLLAGLVASPCVGPVLVAILTYVSTQKSMFFGFFLLFSYAMGMGLIFIILGAFTELSKKLPRSGPWMDFMKFLLGSLMLTAFYYYLQFLLSERLFQIVLGSGLILLSSLYGTFMPIPHPKRRDYLRKGLMQTIFVLGLTSLVLGVFDLNFLRTNPLISESSQTKSDWLPYSEEYFFKASSQSKPIILDFYADWCAACHELDKYVFSSSEFKNATKEVVLLKFDATKDSDLLAKLKKKFQIKGLPTILFFDSKGQWLEKLTLTEFEKKELFLKRLQSLK, encoded by the coding sequence TTGGATAACCTAGTCAGACATCAAATGATTATTTTTCTTTTATTTCTTACTTCTTTTCTGCCCTCACACTCTTGGACTCAAGAAAAAGATTCTGATCCACTTCTTGTGAGAACCGTAGAATTTAAAAATTCTATCTCTTCCAATGAAAACTTTAATGCGACTTTTGAATTGTCGCTTCCCCCTGGATATCACACGTATGAGGATAATTTTAAAGTACAAGTATTAGAACCAAATGGTTTTAAGATCAGTACTCTAAAGCTTTTTCCAGTTAAGGAGTGGTTTGATAAATTTTCAAAAAAAAATCGCAGAGGTATCGAAAAAACTTCCACTTTGTCATTTCAAATTGAAGCTCCTGATAAATTCATCGATGAAAAAGGTAAGATTGTTTTAGAAATTACCTACCAAGCTTGTACAGACAGTTTTTGCCTTTTTCCAAAATCTAAGGATATCACTTTACCAGTTACTTTTGTTGGCACAACCACAGCTGAAAAAATTGAGGAACTTCAGAACTCTGTGTTCACCCTAGATTCTTTTGAAGAACTTTTAAAACAAAGCTGGTGGTTAGCAATTATAGTGGCCTTTTTTGCTGGAATTCTTACCAGTTTTACTCCCTGCATTTTTCCTATGATTCCAATCACCATTGCGATACTAACCAAAGACTCAGAGAAGAGAACCCGACTTAATAATTTTTTAACCAGTATCATTTACGTCCATGGAATTGCTACCACTTATTCTGTGTTTGGACTTATCGCTGCTTATACAGGAAGTCTATTTGGCTCTATTTTATCAAATACCTATTTTTTGATTTTTATTTGTACTTTATTTCTGATTATGTCTTTTTCTATGTATGGTGCTTTCGAGCTTCAACTTCCCCATGCCTTTAGAAACCGATTTGGCAAAGGAACAAAACACACTGGTTTTTTAGGAGCTTATCTTTCTGGACTACTCGCTGGTCTGGTCGCGAGCCCCTGTGTTGGCCCTGTCTTAGTAGCTATTCTTACTTATGTTTCGACACAAAAAAGCATGTTTTTTGGATTTTTCCTATTGTTTTCCTATGCCATGGGAATGGGGCTTATATTCATTATTTTAGGTGCCTTTACTGAGTTAAGTAAAAAATTGCCAAGATCAGGGCCCTGGATGGATTTTATGAAATTCCTGCTTGGAAGTTTGATGCTAACGGCTTTTTACTACTACCTCCAATTTTTGTTATCAGAACGCCTTTTTCAAATTGTACTGGGTTCAGGCTTGATCTTGCTTAGCAGTTTATACGGAACCTTTATGCCCATCCCCCACCCAAAAAGAAGAGACTATTTAAGAAAAGGACTTATGCAGACAATTTTTGTTCTAGGTCTAACCTCTTTAGTTCTGGGTGTATTCGATCTTAATTTTCTTAGAACAAATCCTCTCATCTCCGAATCGTCGCAAACTAAATCCGATTGGCTACCTTATTCTGAAGAATATTTTTTCAAGGCCAGCAGCCAATCTAAACCCATCATTCTTGATTTTTATGCGGATTGGTGTGCTGCCTGCCATGAATTAGACAAATATGTTTTTTCATCCTCAGAATTTAAAAATGCTACTAAAGAGGTAGTGCTTTTAAAATTTGATGCAACCAAGGATTCAGATTTGTTAGCGAAATTAAAAAAGAAATTCCAAATCAAAGGTCTCCCAACGATTCTCTTCTTTGATTCTAAGGGACAGTGGCTCGAGAAATTAACTCTTACTGAATTTGAAAAGAAAGAACTCTTTTTAAAAAGACTTCAAAGTTTGAAATAA